Proteins co-encoded in one Streptomyces roseochromogenus subsp. oscitans DS 12.976 genomic window:
- a CDS encoding serine hydrolase domain-containing protein — MTTPQEELLPTTRRTLLHRIAVAQADGRVPSLVAAVVRGGRAVWHGARTSVDGHGPDETVQYRIGSITKTFTAVLVMRLRDEGLLDLGDPLEKHLPGTGAGEATIAELLAHTAGLAAESPAPWWERTPGTLRPELSDVLGEQPLLHPVGRRHHYSNPGYTVLGALVEELRGAPWEEVLRSEILEPLGLHRTSTQPQAPHAGGWAVHPWADAMLPEPLEDLGRMAPAGQLWSTTGDLARFAAFLAAGDDRVLSAESVREMRTPAAPAEAADVLDGVTYGLGLQIQRRDDRLLVGHSGSLPGFLANLTLSVEDDVAAVVLANCTSGPLLGAVGADLVRIVAEAEPRIPEPWRPLREVDPAVLELAGHWYWGTNAFGLRVSADGLLALGPLTGSGRRARFRSNGDGTWTGLEGYFAGELLRPVRRPDGAVSHLDLGSFVFTRQPYDPEAAVPGGVDPEGWRGIR, encoded by the coding sequence ATGACGACACCTCAGGAAGAGCTGCTCCCCACGACCCGACGAACCCTGCTTCACCGGATCGCCGTCGCGCAGGCCGACGGGCGGGTCCCGTCGCTGGTCGCGGCCGTTGTGCGGGGTGGGCGGGCCGTGTGGCACGGGGCGCGGACCTCGGTGGACGGGCACGGCCCGGACGAGACGGTGCAGTACCGGATCGGGTCCATCACCAAGACCTTCACCGCCGTCCTGGTGATGCGGCTGCGTGACGAGGGCCTGCTTGACCTCGGTGATCCGCTGGAGAAACATCTGCCGGGCACCGGCGCGGGCGAAGCGACGATCGCCGAACTGCTCGCGCACACGGCGGGACTGGCGGCCGAGTCGCCTGCGCCCTGGTGGGAGCGGACCCCCGGCACCCTCCGCCCCGAGCTGAGCGATGTGCTCGGCGAGCAACCCCTCCTGCACCCCGTCGGCCGACGGCACCACTACTCCAACCCCGGTTACACGGTGCTCGGCGCGCTGGTGGAGGAGCTGCGAGGCGCTCCCTGGGAGGAGGTGCTGCGCAGCGAGATCCTCGAGCCGCTCGGCCTGCACCGTACGAGCACGCAACCGCAAGCCCCGCACGCCGGCGGATGGGCCGTGCATCCGTGGGCGGACGCGATGCTGCCGGAGCCGCTGGAGGACTTGGGCAGGATGGCGCCGGCCGGTCAGCTGTGGTCGACCACGGGGGATCTGGCGCGGTTCGCGGCGTTCCTGGCCGCGGGGGACGATCGGGTACTGAGCGCGGAATCAGTGCGGGAGATGCGTACACCGGCGGCGCCGGCAGAGGCGGCCGATGTGCTGGACGGGGTCACCTACGGCCTCGGTCTGCAGATCCAGCGCCGCGACGATCGGCTTCTGGTCGGGCACTCCGGTTCACTGCCGGGTTTCCTGGCGAACCTCACCCTCAGCGTGGAGGACGACGTGGCGGCGGTGGTGCTTGCCAACTGCACCAGTGGACCGCTGCTGGGGGCCGTGGGCGCCGACCTCGTGCGGATCGTCGCAGAGGCGGAGCCGCGGATCCCGGAGCCCTGGCGGCCGCTGCGTGAGGTCGATCCGGCGGTCCTGGAGCTGGCGGGGCATTGGTATTGGGGGACCAACGCCTTCGGTCTGCGGGTGTCCGCGGACGGCCTTCTCGCGCTCGGCCCGCTGACGGGCAGTGGCCGGCGTGCCCGCTTCCGCTCGAATGGTGACGGCACCTGGACCGGCCTGGAGGGCTACTTCGCCGGAGAACTGCTGCGGCCCGTACGACGCCCGGACGGGGCGGTGAGTCACCTCGACCTCGGCTCGTTCGTGTTCACGCGGCAGCCGTACGACCCCGAGGCCGCGGTCCCGGGTGGAGTGGACCCGGAGGGATGGCGGGGCATCCGCTAG
- a CDS encoding GNAT family N-acetyltransferase: MGDLEIRRATADDLPAIVAMLADDSLGAQRESTDDMTPYRAALERLDADPNQHLVVAVREGRVIGTLQLTIIAGLSHKGTTRALIEAVRIHADERGSGLGSRLIEWAIDTSRQIGCRMVQLTSDKTRTDAHRFYERLGFSATHEGFKLRL; this comes from the coding sequence ATGGGAGATCTTGAAATACGCCGCGCGACCGCCGACGACCTTCCGGCGATCGTCGCGATGCTCGCCGACGATTCTCTGGGCGCTCAGCGCGAGTCCACCGACGATATGACGCCCTACCGCGCCGCGCTGGAACGCCTGGACGCCGACCCGAACCAGCACCTCGTCGTCGCCGTCCGTGAGGGCCGCGTGATCGGAACCCTCCAGCTCACGATCATCGCTGGGCTCTCCCACAAGGGGACTACCCGCGCGCTCATCGAGGCTGTGCGCATCCACGCCGACGAACGGGGCAGCGGGCTGGGCAGCCGGCTGATCGAGTGGGCGATCGACACCTCTCGGCAGATCGGCTGCCGGATGGTGCAGCTGACGTCCGACAAGACACGCACCGACGCCCACCGCTTCTACGAACGGCTCGGCTTCAGCGCCACGCACGAGGGCTTCAAACTGCGGCTCTGA
- a CDS encoding MarR family winged helix-turn-helix transcriptional regulator produces the protein MTATDPALTALAQGWCALSALHGRIEALIERALQAKHDLSVREYSLLDVLSRQHDGEGGHLQMKQVADAVVLSQSATTRLVTRLEDRGLLERYLCPTDRRGIYTNVTETGLRLLEEARPTNDAALREALYEASRNPELAPLVRAVESLNVPA, from the coding sequence ATGACAGCGACGGACCCCGCGCTCACCGCCCTCGCGCAAGGCTGGTGCGCCCTCTCTGCGCTGCACGGAAGGATCGAGGCGCTTATCGAGCGCGCCCTGCAGGCGAAGCACGACCTGAGCGTGCGCGAGTATTCCCTGCTCGATGTGCTGAGCCGCCAGCACGACGGCGAGGGCGGCCATCTGCAGATGAAGCAGGTCGCCGATGCGGTCGTCCTCAGCCAGAGCGCCACCACGCGTCTGGTGACCCGGCTGGAGGACCGCGGCCTGCTGGAACGCTATCTGTGCCCCACCGACCGGCGCGGCATCTATACCAACGTCACCGAGACGGGCCTGCGGCTGCTCGAAGAGGCACGGCCCACCAATGATGCCGCCCTGCGCGAGGCCCTGTACGAGGCCTCCAGGAACCCCGAACTGGCACCGCTCGTACGGGCCGTGGAGTCTCTGAACGTGCCCGCATAG